The window CTGGCGCACGTGGAGCGCCTGCCCGAGTTGCTGCGGAACCAGCAGAATCCGTTCGAGCTGCTCTTCCCCGAGGGCCGCACGGACCAGGCCCGCGCCGTCTACCGCGACGATTCGATCGCCCGTTACCTCAACCACGCGGCGGCCGCCCTGCTCAACCGGATCGCGGCCGCCGCGCCTGAGCAGCAGCGCCTGCGGGTGCTGGAGCTCGGCGCGGGCACCGGCGCCACCAGTGCCGCCGTCCTGCCCGCCCTGGCCGGCTTCGAGGTGGACTACCTCTACACGGACCTGACGCCCTTCTTCCTGCCGGAGGCCCGCGTTGAGTTCGGTGACCGGCCGGGCGTGCGGTTCGCAGTGTTCGATCTCGACCGGGACCCGCGCGTCCAGGGCCGGGCGCCGAACAGCGCTGACGTGGTGCTCTGCGCCGGGATGCTGAACAGCACCGCAGACCCGGTCGCAGCGGTGCGGGCGGCGGCCCGGCTCTGCGCGCCGGGCGGCTGGCTGGTGCTCATCGAACCTACCGGGGAACACCCGCACATTCTGCTCACCCAGGGCTTCATGATGGACCCGGCCGACGGCGACCGCGAGTACGGCAGCAGCACGCTGTTGTCGTTGGACCGGTGGCGCGACGCCCTTGCCGGTGCCGGCGCGCAGGAGCTGCTCTGCCTGCCGGGCGACGATCACCCGCTGGCCCCGTACGGCATGCGACTGCTCGCGGCCCGGGTCAAGACGGGGCGCCTGCCCGTCCGTACGGAGGAACTGACCGCGTTTCTCGCCGAAAGGCTCCCCGCGCACATGGTCCCGGGCCGGCTGCAGGTGATCGACGAACTGCCGATCACCGCCAACGGCAAGACGGACCGGCGCACCCTCGCCGGGTGGGGCGTGGGCGAACTGGCTGGAACCGGCTCCGCCGACGGCGGTGACGAGGCCCTCGACGACCTGGAACGGCGGCTTGCCCAGCTGTGGAACGAAGCGCTCGGCACCACCGCCCTGGGCCGCCTGGACAGTTTCTACGACCACGGCGCGGACTCACTGATCATGGCTCGGGTCGCCGGCCGGCTGCGCGAGCAGATTCCCGAGGCCGCCGCGTTCAGCTACGACGCCCTGCTGCGGCAGATGCTGAACGAGCCGACCCTGGCCGCGCTGGCTCAACTGCTGCGGACCGATTCCGGCGAGTCCGCGACGGCCGCTGCGCAGGCCGGCGGCAACTGCCTGCTCGTGCCGTTCGGCGGCGCGGGTGACGGCCCGGTACGGGTACTCTTCCACGCCGCCCTCGGCACCCTCGACTACTTCCAGACGCTAGGCCGAGGCCTCGCCGCGCAGAACCTCGGCCCGGTCATCGGCGTTGCGGTGGCCGACGCGGAAGCCTACTGCGCGACCGCACCGCAGGAGTTGCTGGCGCAGATCGCCGAGGACTACACCGACCGGCTGCTCGCCGAGGGGTACACGCGTTTCCAGCTGATCGGCTACTGCCTCGGCGGGCTGCTCGCCACCGAGGTGGGCCGGCGGCTGGCCGAACGTGGTGTCGCCGTGCAGGACCTGACCCTGGTCGACAGCATCCCGATGTTCCTGGACACCGACGAGGAGCTGGCCTTCGAGGCGATCTTCGTACCGAACCTCGGCCTGGACCCGGTGACGACGGTGTTCGGCCCGCACGTCGACCCGGCGGATGTCTACCGGGCCATCGACGGCCTGATGGCCGCCAACGACAATAGGGTGGCCGCCGGCGCGCTGGGCGGGTTGACCGGTGACGCCGGAATCGAGGCGGTCGCGGCGGCGGCCCGGGAACGCACCGCCCTCGGTCAGGAAGCCCGACTGGCCTTGTACGCCGAGGCTGCAGCCGGACAGACAGGGCTGCCGATCGACCCGCGGCTCGTCCCGGCGCTATTCCGCGTCTGCCGGCACAGCATGCGGGCAGCTCGGTACACCCCCGAGCCGTACGCGGGCGACATGACGTTCCTGCGCGCGACCGAGAACCAGTCCTTCGGCATCTCGGCGGGGGTCGGGCATCTGGCCGCGCCGTTCTGGGAGCGGACCTGCGTCGGCGAGTTCAGGGTGATCGACGTGCCGGGCAACCACTTCAGCGTCGTCGAGCAGCCACACGTCGACGTCGTCACCGAGCACCTCGCCGCGCCGCTGCGGGCGGCACAGTGATCGGGATTCTCGGCGGATACGGGGACGTCGGACGCTTCGCGACCCTGGCGCTGCACACGGCCGGCGCGGGTCCGCTGCGCGTCGGCGGACGGCGGCCTGAGATCGGGCGGCGGCTGCTCGACGGGATCGATGCCTCGTTCACGGCGGTGGACCACGCCGACGATGACGCCGTACGCCGTTTCGTGACCGGCTGCGATGTGGTGCTCAACTGCGCCGGCCCGGCCCACCGGATCGGCACCAGAATCCTGGACGAGGCCGTACGCGGCGGTGCCGCCTACGTCGACGTCTCCGACCTCGCAGCCGTGGACGTTACGGGCACAGTGGTGCTGGCTGCGGGTTTGCGGCCCGGGCTCACCGGCTTGCTGCCGCGCTGGCTGGCCCGCGCCGAGTTCGCGACGGTACGGCGGATGAGCTGCTACTTCGGGCTGCGGGACCGGTTCACCGAGGTGGCCGCCGACGACTACGTGCACGCCTCGTCCGGCGGCGGTTTGCATCCGTTGGCGGCCTGGCGGGACGGGCCCCGGGCACGGGTGCACACCCGGCGTACCGACGTCGAGGTGCCGTTCTTTCCCGAACCGGCGGCGTTACTTCCCTATTTGGACAGCGAGGGTGAATCACTGGCCAGCACGCTCGGTCTCACCGCCGGAGACTGGTTCTCCGTGCTCTGCGGGCCGGCGGTGCGGGCCGCGTTCGACCGTGTCCACGGGTTGCCCCGAGCCGACGCCGTTGCCCAGTTGTGCCGCGCGGCCCGGCTCGACCTCGTCGGCAGGGAGCCCTTCGTGCTGTTGCTCGTCGAGGCCCACGGCGAGCCGGGCATCCGTACCGGGGTGTTCCGCGGCAGATCGAACGCGGAGCTCACCGGATTGACGGCGGCCCTGGCCACCGTGGCGGTCGCGCGCGGCAACGTGCCGCCGGGGGTGCATCACGCCGCGGATGTTCTCGACCCGCATGCCGTCGTCGAAGGACTGCGGGATGGCCCGCTGGAGGTGACGGTCTTCGCCGGAACCGTCGATTCGCTGGGTCGGGTCGAAGGTGGTGTGCTGTGACCCGGATCGCCGCCGCGCTGCAGGATCTGCGCGCCGTGAGCCTTGCGGCGATGGCGACCGTGCTGCCCTCGACAGACCCGGGCACCGCGGCGGAGGTGGTCGACCGTATCGGTGCGGCACCGCGGCACGCCTGGCTGGTCCGGCGCTGGCTGGTAGCGCTGACCGAGGCAAAACTGCTCCGGCGCGACGGCGACCGGTATCGATGGGCCACGGTCGCGGCCGCCACGGCCGACCTCGCCGACGCGTACGCGGAGCTTGGTTTTCCGCCGAGGATGGCCGCCTTCCACCGAACGGCGCTCACCCTGCTGCCCGAGCTGGTGCGCGACGAGGTCACCGTGCAGGAGTTGTTGTTCGCCGACGGGGACGTGGTGGAGGCGCTCGCCGCGTACCAGGACAATGTCATCACCGCCGAACTCAACGAGCGCTGCGGCCGGCTGGCTCGCGAGGTCTGCGATGCCGTCAGCGGGCCGGCGCAAATAGTCGAACTGGGCGGCGGTGCGGGACTGACCACGGCCGCGATGCTGCGTGCCCTCGACGGGACGGACGTCGACTACCTCTTCACCGACCTGTCCCGCATCCTTGTCTCCGCTGCCCGGCAACGGTACGCGGACCGGCCCGAGATGACATTTCGGCAGCTGGACATCGACGCCGCCTTCGAAGGGCAGGGACTGCTACCCGGATCGGCGGACATCGTCGTGGCCGGCAATGTCCTGCACAACGCGGCGGAGCGCTGCCGGACTCTCACCGAGATCCACCGCTTGCTCGGACCCGGCGGGTCGCTGCTGTTCACCGAGTCGATCGGCGACGACCCGGCGGTGCTGACCTCGATGCAGTTTCTGCTCTCCCCGGCCCAGGGAACCGCGCGCACCGACGAGTTCTTCCCTGGCCCCGACGAGTGGGCGGCCGAGCTGATCAAGGTTGGATTCGCGGCGCCCGCTGTCACCACGAGCCACTTCCAGGCGCTCTTCCACGTACGCCGCGAGGAGGCAGCTCCGTGACGGCACCACCGCTGATCGTCGGCCCGGCCGCCGCCGACGCCGTCCGGTCCGGCCTGATCCGCCTCGGCGACCACCCGGCGCTGACGGCCGCGCAGTCAACCTGGAACGGCACCCAGCTGCTCACCGCAAGCTCCACAGACACCACCGCCACCCCCGGCGCGGGCGGCGCGTTGCTGGCACGGCTGGCGCTGGGCGCGCAGGTTACCGCGCCGGCCGCCGAGGTGCTGGTGGCGGCCTTGGCGGAGCCGAATGCACGGACGGCGGTGTTGACGCCGACCGTCGGGGTCGGTGGGGACGTCGCCCTGACCAGTTGGGCGGCGGGGACGAACGTGTACTGCGGCCACGGCGATGGGCCCGCCGTTGTCGTACGCGAGCTCGAGCGCTGCGGCGCAACGGTCGCGGTGGTGCCACTGGCGACTCTGCGCGCCCTCCCGGACGAGCCGGCCGCCCTGATGGCCGACCTGTCCGAGCTTCAGCTGCTGCTCTATGACGCCGCCGACGGGATGCTCACCGACTCGCAGGAGCGGGCCGTTCGCGACACCCTGGGGATCACTCCTCGGGGTGTCCTGTCCGGGTCGGCCAGCAGTGAGGGAGCTGTCATCGCTCGGCTCGTGCGGGCCTGCACCGGCGTAGGTGACGTGCGCGTGGACCGCGGCCGCGACAGCTGGTCGGTACGGGTCACTCCGGTCCGTCGTCACGCGCATGCGGACCCGGCCGGTGACGCGGCACTGGCCGGCAGCGTGCAGTCAGCGGCGGACAAGGCCATCTCCACCATGAACGCCGAGGCAGCTCTGGACGCGCTTCGCTGCCTCGATCGAACCGCCCTGCTGTCCATGCTCGCCGCCCTGGACCGCTGTGGCGACACCTTGGCTGACACGCCACACAAAGCGCTCGTACGACGCTGGCACACTGTCCTCGCCGCTCAAAATCTTGCAACCCCCGACTCGGCCGCACTTGAGCGGGCCTGGCGGGACACCGCCCAGCGGTGGCGGGTCGCCGTCGGCGGCACCGGAACCATCGACTACGCCCGGCGCACCTGCGACCGGCTCCCGGAGTTGCTCCGCGGCGAGGTCCAGGCCGTGCACCTGTTGTTCCCCAAGGGCGACGCCACAGCGGCCGAGGCGCTCTACCGCGAGAGCATCACCGCCCGATACCAGCATCACGGCGTCGCCGCGGCGGTCGCCGAAATCGTCCGCCGCCGGCCCGGCCCGGTGCGAGTACTCGAGGTCGGCGCGGGCACCGGAGCGACCACCGACGCCGTGCTCCCCGAACTCGCCGGTCTGCCCGTGGACTATCTCTTCACCGACGTCTCCCGTTACTTCATTGACCGCGCGCGTCCGGTACGCGGCCTATCCCTGGGTCCGGTACGCGACCTTCGACATGGACGCTCCTGAGGGTCAACGGCCAGACTCGATCGATGTGATCGTCGCCGGTGGTTCCCTCAACGCGGCCGCCGACACCGACGCCACGATCGGCCATCTCGTCCGCCTGCTCAGCCCCGGGGGTTGGCTGGTGATCACGGAGCCCACCACCGAGCAGCACTGGGTGCTGGCCTCCCAGGCGTTCATGCTCGCCGAGCCCCGAAACCGGCGGACGGGAACATTTCTCAGCCATGAACAGTGGATGGACGTGCTGACCGAGGCCGGTCTCCGGCCGGTAGTTGACCTGCCCGAGCCAGGTCATCCGCTGGATCCCCTGGGCCATCGCATCCTCGTCGCCCAGGCTAAGACCGACCGGATGCCGCTGAGCCCGGCCGCCGTCGCCGCGACCGTCGCACCGCTGCCTGTGGACGTCACGGTGCACGACCACCTGCCCGACAATCAGAGAGGCACTTCGGAATGTGCGGAATAACGGGCTGGGTGGCGTTCGACGCCGACCTGCGGGCGCACCCGCAGGTCATCGACGCGATGACCGCGACCATGGCCGATCGAGGACCCGACGAGGGCGGCACCTGGCTGGGCCGACACGCCGTGTTGGGGCATCGGCGGCTTGCCGTCATCGACCTCGCCGGCGGGCGCCAGCCGATGACCGCCGCGACACCCACCGGTGACGTGGTGCTGGTTTACTCCGGCGAGGTCTACA is drawn from Micromonospora sp. Llam0 and contains these coding sequences:
- a CDS encoding methyltransferase domain-containing protein, producing MDAPEGQRPDSIDVIVAGGSLNAAADTDATIGHLVRLLSPGGWLVITEPTTEQHWVLASQAFMLAEPRNRRTGTFLSHEQWMDVLTEAGLRPVVDLPEPGHPLDPLGHRILVAQAKTDRMPLSPAAVAATVAPLPVDVTVHDHLPDNQRGTSECAE
- a CDS encoding class I SAM-dependent methyltransferase, with protein sequence MTAPPLIVGPAAADAVRSGLIRLGDHPALTAAQSTWNGTQLLTASSTDTTATPGAGGALLARLALGAQVTAPAAEVLVAALAEPNARTAVLTPTVGVGGDVALTSWAAGTNVYCGHGDGPAVVVRELERCGATVAVVPLATLRALPDEPAALMADLSELQLLLYDAADGMLTDSQERAVRDTLGITPRGVLSGSASSEGAVIARLVRACTGVGDVRVDRGRDSWSVRVTPVRRHAHADPAGDAALAGSVQSAADKAISTMNAEAALDALRCLDRTALLSMLAALDRCGDTLADTPHKALVRRWHTVLAAQNLATPDSAALERAWRDTAQRWRVAVGGTGTIDYARRTCDRLPELLRGEVQAVHLLFPKGDATAAEALYRESITARYQHHGVAAAVAEIVRRRPGPVRVLEVGAGTGATTDAVLPELAGLPVDYLFTDVSRYFIDRARPVRGLSLGPVRDLRHGRS
- a CDS encoding class I SAM-dependent methyltransferase; this translates as MTRIAAALQDLRAVSLAAMATVLPSTDPGTAAEVVDRIGAAPRHAWLVRRWLVALTEAKLLRRDGDRYRWATVAAATADLADAYAELGFPPRMAAFHRTALTLLPELVRDEVTVQELLFADGDVVEALAAYQDNVITAELNERCGRLAREVCDAVSGPAQIVELGGGAGLTTAAMLRALDGTDVDYLFTDLSRILVSAARQRYADRPEMTFRQLDIDAAFEGQGLLPGSADIVVAGNVLHNAAERCRTLTEIHRLLGPGGSLLFTESIGDDPAVLTSMQFLLSPAQGTARTDEFFPGPDEWAAELIKVGFAAPAVTTSHFQALFHVRREEAAP
- a CDS encoding saccharopine dehydrogenase NADP-binding domain-containing protein, producing MIGILGGYGDVGRFATLALHTAGAGPLRVGGRRPEIGRRLLDGIDASFTAVDHADDDAVRRFVTGCDVVLNCAGPAHRIGTRILDEAVRGGAAYVDVSDLAAVDVTGTVVLAAGLRPGLTGLLPRWLARAEFATVRRMSCYFGLRDRFTEVAADDYVHASSGGGLHPLAAWRDGPRARVHTRRTDVEVPFFPEPAALLPYLDSEGESLASTLGLTAGDWFSVLCGPAVRAAFDRVHGLPRADAVAQLCRAARLDLVGREPFVLLLVEAHGEPGIRTGVFRGRSNAELTGLTAALATVAVARGNVPPGVHHAADVLDPHAVVEGLRDGPLEVTVFAGTVDSLGRVEGGVL